One window from the genome of Rhizobium sp. Pop5 encodes:
- a CDS encoding DUF4105 domain-containing protein, with protein sequence MFRAAKAVFGLAFLLATLWASLALFYRLPDPPPIGGVAAGVLALVGIAAVISMIWKPRLIVILPFVLCFVGIVAWWNSIEPPVTANWAGDVARQVTGTVDGNILTLTDVRNFAWKTDGGFVEKWETRTYDLNKLRSLDLFMSYWAGPEMAHMILSFGFDDDQYLAWSIEVRRTAGGKFSPVGDLFKSNPLVIIAAAESDVIRVRSEIRGEDVQLFRMRVPPANAARLLLQYVSDANTLAEHPRFYNSLTTNCTTTAAKMMRAVGATFPFDWRLIVNGYLPEFAYDRKALDMKLPFEELKAAAHIAARAKGAGASEDFSKAIREGVPSPLD encoded by the coding sequence ATGTTTCGGGCTGCAAAGGCTGTCTTCGGCTTAGCGTTTCTGCTGGCGACCTTGTGGGCCTCTCTCGCGCTATTCTACCGTCTGCCGGATCCCCCGCCGATAGGAGGGGTCGCGGCAGGAGTCCTCGCGCTGGTCGGCATTGCCGCGGTAATTTCCATGATCTGGAAGCCGCGCCTCATTGTTATCCTTCCTTTCGTCCTATGCTTTGTCGGCATCGTGGCGTGGTGGAACTCGATCGAGCCCCCCGTCACAGCCAACTGGGCAGGAGACGTCGCCAGGCAGGTGACCGGAACGGTCGACGGCAACATCCTCACGCTGACCGACGTCAGAAATTTTGCCTGGAAAACGGATGGCGGTTTTGTGGAGAAATGGGAGACGCGCACCTACGACCTGAACAAGCTCAGGAGCCTCGATTTGTTCATGTCCTATTGGGCGGGGCCGGAAATGGCACACATGATCCTGAGTTTCGGGTTCGATGACGATCAATACCTGGCATGGTCGATTGAAGTGCGGAGAACGGCCGGGGGCAAATTCTCTCCGGTCGGCGACCTCTTCAAAAGCAATCCCCTCGTCATCATCGCCGCTGCCGAAAGCGACGTCATTCGTGTCCGATCCGAAATACGCGGCGAGGACGTCCAGCTCTTTCGCATGCGAGTTCCGCCGGCCAATGCCGCACGGCTTCTCCTGCAATATGTGAGCGATGCGAACACGCTCGCCGAACACCCGCGCTTCTACAACTCGCTCACCACCAACTGCACCACGACTGCCGCCAAAATGATGCGGGCCGTCGGAGCAACATTTCCGTTCGATTGGCGGCTGATCGTGAACGGTTACCTTCCGGAATTCGCCTATGACCGAAAAGCGCTCGACATGAAGCTGCCTTTTGAGGAGCTGAAAGCGGCAGCGCATATCGCTGCACGGGCAAAAGGTGCCGGCGCTTCCGAGGATTTTTCCAAAGCGATCCGTGAGGGTGTGCCGTCACCGCTCGATTGA
- a CDS encoding FadR/GntR family transcriptional regulator yields the protein MTFAVDAVSNRGATRFSDIIYEKIVGMIADGKFPVNERLPSETKLAADFGASRPVVREALERLRTDGLVVSRKGSGSYVRQRPDSSMLKMVPVGSLADVQRFFEFRAGLEAEAAELAARNWQPADKERIMAALLAIEQCLANGELGAEEDQALHDAIAMATGNQFHITVREWFRPHFAIGHSVTRSLSLKRTPEQIRSVQDEHAVIVEAIFARRETEAHDAMKIHILNARARMFQGV from the coding sequence ATGACGTTTGCTGTCGATGCCGTTTCCAACAGGGGCGCAACGCGCTTCAGCGACATCATCTACGAGAAGATCGTGGGGATGATCGCGGACGGCAAATTTCCCGTGAACGAGCGACTGCCGTCGGAGACGAAGCTCGCCGCCGATTTCGGCGCGTCGCGGCCTGTGGTGCGCGAGGCTCTGGAGCGGCTGAGAACGGACGGCCTCGTCGTGTCGCGCAAGGGGTCCGGCTCCTATGTCAGGCAGCGGCCGGATTCGTCGATGCTGAAAATGGTTCCGGTCGGCTCGCTTGCGGATGTGCAGCGCTTCTTCGAGTTTCGCGCCGGCCTCGAGGCGGAGGCGGCGGAGCTTGCGGCGCGAAACTGGCAGCCTGCCGACAAGGAGCGGATCATGGCAGCGCTTCTCGCAATCGAGCAATGTCTTGCGAATGGCGAGCTCGGCGCCGAGGAAGACCAGGCCCTGCATGATGCGATTGCGATGGCGACGGGCAATCAGTTTCACATCACCGTGCGCGAATGGTTCAGACCGCATTTCGCCATCGGCCATTCGGTGACCCGAAGCCTGAGCCTGAAGCGCACGCCGGAGCAGATCCGCAGCGTGCAGGACGAGCATGCGGTGATCGTGGAGGCAATCTTCGCGCGGCGGGAAACCGAAGCGCACGATGCGATGAAGATACACATACTGAATGCGCGCGCCCGCATGTTCCAGGGCGTTTAA
- a CDS encoding NAD(P)-dependent oxidoreductase, with the protein MRRIAVTGAAGRVGTLLRPLLRPHVEHLSLIDVHAPAELAENESFVQADLANLDEATAALNGIDGVVHLAGIASGIDMNAILQANVLGTYNLYEAARINGVERMVYASSNHATGFYPRGEVVSPLDPMRPDSPYGLSKCWGELVAGLYYDTSGIRTLSIRIGNAGTYPNSERAIAIWISARDLAQLVRIGLTHPLIAATVVYGVSDADEKWWDNDLATRLGYLPQDRPRDHARIEQVAEGRIALAFQGGGFCEYNHDGDIRMRDAEGLVKKLETVS; encoded by the coding sequence ATGAGACGGATCGCTGTGACGGGTGCTGCCGGACGTGTCGGAACGCTGCTGCGTCCGCTCCTACGGCCTCACGTCGAGCACCTCAGCCTGATCGACGTTCATGCGCCCGCCGAACTGGCTGAAAACGAAAGCTTCGTCCAGGCCGATTTAGCCAATCTCGACGAGGCGACGGCCGCTCTCAACGGCATCGACGGCGTCGTTCATCTTGCCGGCATCGCAAGCGGCATCGACATGAACGCCATATTGCAGGCGAATGTGCTGGGCACGTACAATCTCTACGAGGCTGCCCGGATCAACGGGGTTGAGCGGATGGTCTACGCCTCGAGCAACCATGCGACCGGCTTTTATCCGCGCGGCGAGGTCGTATCGCCGCTCGATCCGATGCGACCGGATAGCCCCTACGGGCTTTCCAAATGCTGGGGCGAACTGGTGGCAGGGCTCTATTACGACACGTCAGGCATCCGCACCCTTTCCATCCGCATCGGCAATGCGGGCACCTATCCCAACAGCGAGCGAGCGATAGCGATCTGGATCAGCGCGCGGGATCTGGCGCAATTGGTTCGCATCGGGCTCACCCATCCGCTGATCGCCGCAACTGTCGTCTACGGCGTTTCCGATGCGGACGAGAAATGGTGGGACAATGATCTTGCGACGCGCCTCGGCTACCTCCCGCAAGACCGCCCGCGCGATCACGCCCGCATCGAGCAGGTGGCCGAGGGCCGGATTGCACTGGCGTTCCAGGGCGGGGGTTTCTGCGAATACAATCACGATGGCGACATCCGCATGCGCGATGCCGAGGGGCTCGTCAAAAAACTGGAGACGGTCTCGTGA
- a CDS encoding DMT family transporter has product MKTKTAVAGAGNLILIGVLLMLLGDLLFALNDAMGKWLVASFAVGQVLVIRSVGAFIVLGPLIARQGPMALFRVEQKGLQFMRVAMATGDVALFYAAVAYLPLADVMTFYMAGPIYIAALSHFFLGEKIGWRRWLAVLIGFAGVVIALRPSTAMFSLPSLFGLAGSFSFALSLVMSRYLRSTSDTTLVTWQTIAALATGIVLSIGHWQPAAPIDWSGMLLLGVVATCAHLLITRSLKLAPASLLAPLQYTLLLWAIILGYIFFNDIPDTQLIIGAAIIVFAGLFIFHRKNLKETVPAEAVPPDGH; this is encoded by the coding sequence ATGAAGACCAAGACGGCCGTCGCCGGTGCCGGAAACCTGATCCTGATCGGCGTCCTTCTGATGCTGCTCGGCGATCTGCTCTTTGCGCTGAACGATGCGATGGGCAAGTGGCTGGTGGCGAGCTTTGCAGTCGGCCAGGTGCTGGTGATCCGCTCGGTCGGGGCCTTCATCGTGCTCGGGCCGCTGATCGCGCGGCAAGGGCCGATGGCCTTGTTCCGCGTCGAGCAGAAGGGACTTCAGTTCATGCGGGTCGCCATGGCGACCGGCGATGTTGCACTGTTCTATGCTGCCGTCGCCTATCTGCCGCTCGCCGACGTCATGACCTTCTACATGGCCGGGCCGATCTACATCGCCGCGCTCTCGCATTTCTTTCTCGGAGAAAAGATCGGCTGGCGCCGTTGGCTCGCCGTTCTGATCGGCTTCGCCGGCGTCGTCATTGCGCTGCGTCCATCCACGGCGATGTTCTCGCTTCCGTCGCTCTTCGGCCTTGCCGGCAGCTTCTCCTTCGCGCTGTCACTTGTCATGAGCCGCTATCTGCGCTCGACCAGCGACACGACGCTCGTCACATGGCAGACGATCGCTGCTCTTGCCACCGGCATCGTGCTCAGCATCGGCCACTGGCAACCGGCAGCACCCATCGATTGGTCCGGCATGCTGCTGCTCGGCGTCGTCGCCACCTGCGCGCATCTGCTCATCACCCGCTCGCTGAAGCTCGCTCCGGCATCGCTGCTGGCGCCGCTGCAGTATACGCTGCTGCTCTGGGCGATCATCCTCGGCTACATCTTCTTCAACGACATTCCCGACACTCAGCTCATCATCGGTGCGGCAATCATCGTCTTCGCCGGCCTCTTCATCTTCCACCGGAAGAATCTGAAGGAGACGGTTCCAGCCGAGGCCGTGCCGCCGGACGGGCATTGA
- a CDS encoding SMP-30/gluconolactonase/LRE family protein, whose protein sequence is MTAPRIIEPKVRSVLQQPLTVGESPVWDEETGALWLVDILAPAIVRLSADGKVDRFDMPSAVSCLGLCRDNRIVVGLQTGVHLFDPVSRHLEFLCDPVGREMIGRLNDGKVGPDGHFWVGSISEAKPQVNDAALFRVGADGSARTVATGLTSSNGLAWSPGGRRMYHSDSRQCFLQAFDFDPETGALGAARRLRSFTEEQGRPDGATTDREGFYWSAGVSAGRLNRISSAGEIAEIYILPVAAPTMPCFGGPDLSTLYVTSLSTDRTGRFQAGTVIAFDVDAEGLPPFRFGI, encoded by the coding sequence GTGACGGCGCCGCGTATCATTGAACCGAAGGTGCGTTCGGTGCTGCAGCAGCCGCTGACGGTCGGTGAATCGCCGGTATGGGACGAAGAGACCGGCGCCCTGTGGCTCGTCGATATCCTGGCGCCGGCGATCGTCCGGCTCTCGGCAGACGGCAAGGTCGACCGCTTCGACATGCCTTCCGCGGTCAGCTGTCTCGGGCTTTGCCGCGACAACAGGATCGTCGTCGGCCTCCAGACCGGCGTCCATCTCTTCGATCCCGTCTCCCGCCATCTCGAATTTCTGTGCGATCCGGTCGGGCGTGAGATGATCGGCCGCCTTAACGACGGCAAGGTCGGGCCCGACGGTCACTTCTGGGTGGGCTCGATCAGCGAAGCCAAGCCACAGGTAAATGATGCGGCGCTCTTCCGCGTCGGCGCTGATGGCAGCGCGCGCACGGTCGCAACGGGACTGACGAGCTCCAACGGCCTTGCCTGGTCGCCGGGCGGCCGGCGCATGTATCACTCCGACAGCCGGCAATGTTTCCTGCAGGCTTTCGATTTCGATCCTGAAACGGGCGCGCTTGGCGCCGCGCGCCGGCTGCGCAGCTTTACCGAAGAACAAGGCCGCCCCGATGGAGCGACGACCGATCGCGAGGGGTTTTACTGGAGCGCAGGCGTCTCCGCCGGCCGCCTCAACCGCATATCGAGCGCAGGCGAAATCGCCGAGATCTACATTCTGCCGGTCGCCGCACCGACCATGCCGTGTTTCGGAGGGCCTGACCTCAGCACTCTCTACGTCACCAGCCTGTCGACCGACCGCACAGGACGTTTCCAGGCGGGGACGGTCATTGCCTTCGATGTGGATGCGGAAGGCCTGCCGCCATTCCGCTTCGGCATCTGA
- a CDS encoding ABC transporter substrate-binding protein, producing MLKQLLTTIAMTGALMAAQPSLAASPPNMLVIGTNLTGIRTLDPAQNNARTVSELISNLYDNLVQLSPDDLKTLKPMLATQWSVSEDGKIITLTLRDDALFQSGNKVTAEDAAWSIQRVIKMGQVGSTDVALWGFTPENVEKLVRAKDEQTLEIELPQAVNTDLVLYSLAGSSLGIVDKKTVLSHEANGDFGGAWLSANSAGSGPFSLAQWRPNDVAIFNAQPKYWGGKPAMARVVARHIPESGNLRLQLEAGDVDVGQYVASGDLDALSTNKDMVIDNVPGLGFYYIALNQKDPDLQKPKVREAFQHAFDWKAISGNIMRYTGFPWQSMIPRGMIGAPGEAAARYDYDPAKAKQLLAEAGYPNGLKKVLNPSGAPTLPFAEALQASARAAGLDLDLVPGEFTPAFRERKFEVLLGNSGARLPDPFAVATQYAFNPNNSDEARLGSYYLWRTGMKVDELNTLIDQSMKERDTEKRTDIFKKMDGIYAGMASPLVIFFQRTDPYVMRANVKNYHGHTTWSTRWHDVTKE from the coding sequence ATGCTGAAACAGCTACTGACGACGATCGCAATGACAGGCGCCTTGATGGCGGCACAGCCGAGCTTAGCCGCCTCGCCGCCCAACATGCTGGTCATCGGCACCAATCTCACCGGCATCAGGACGCTCGATCCCGCCCAGAACAATGCCCGCACGGTGTCCGAGCTGATCTCGAACCTCTACGACAACCTCGTGCAATTGTCGCCCGACGATCTGAAGACGCTGAAGCCGATGCTGGCAACACAGTGGAGCGTCTCCGAAGATGGCAAGATCATCACGCTGACCCTGCGCGACGACGCCCTCTTCCAGAGCGGCAACAAGGTGACCGCCGAGGATGCGGCCTGGTCGATCCAGCGCGTCATCAAGATGGGTCAGGTCGGCTCCACCGACGTCGCGCTCTGGGGCTTTACGCCCGAGAATGTCGAGAAGCTCGTTCGGGCCAAGGACGAACAAACGCTCGAGATCGAGCTGCCGCAGGCGGTCAATACCGATCTGGTGCTCTATTCGCTGGCCGGCTCGTCGCTTGGCATCGTCGACAAGAAGACGGTGCTGTCGCATGAGGCGAACGGCGATTTCGGCGGCGCCTGGCTCTCGGCCAATTCCGCCGGCAGCGGCCCGTTCAGCCTGGCGCAGTGGCGGCCGAACGATGTGGCGATCTTCAATGCGCAGCCGAAATATTGGGGCGGCAAGCCGGCCATGGCCCGCGTCGTTGCCCGCCATATCCCGGAATCCGGCAATCTCAGGCTTCAGCTCGAAGCGGGCGACGTCGATGTCGGCCAGTATGTGGCAAGCGGCGATCTCGATGCGCTTTCCACCAACAAGGATATGGTCATCGACAACGTTCCGGGTCTCGGCTTTTACTATATCGCCCTCAACCAGAAAGATCCCGACCTGCAGAAGCCGAAGGTCCGCGAGGCATTCCAGCACGCCTTCGACTGGAAGGCGATCTCCGGCAACATCATGCGCTATACCGGCTTTCCCTGGCAGTCGATGATCCCGCGCGGCATGATCGGCGCTCCCGGGGAGGCCGCGGCCCGCTACGATTACGATCCGGCCAAGGCCAAACAGCTGCTGGCGGAGGCCGGATATCCCAATGGGCTGAAAAAGGTGCTCAATCCGTCGGGAGCCCCAACTCTGCCCTTCGCGGAAGCGCTGCAGGCAAGCGCGCGGGCCGCCGGCCTCGATCTCGATCTCGTGCCCGGCGAGTTCACGCCCGCCTTCCGCGAGCGCAAATTCGAAGTGCTGCTCGGCAATTCCGGCGCCCGCCTGCCCGACCCCTTCGCTGTCGCCACGCAATATGCCTTCAACCCCAACAACAGCGACGAGGCGCGCCTCGGCAGCTACTATCTCTGGCGCACGGGCATGAAGGTGGACGAGCTCAACACGCTCATCGACCAATCGATGAAGGAGCGCGACACGGAAAAGCGCACCGACATCTTCAAGAAGATGGATGGCATCTACGCCGGCATGGCCTCGCCGCTCGTCATCTTCTTCCAGCGAACCGACCCCTATGTCATGCGCGCCAACGTCAAGAACTATCACGGGCACACGACATGGTCGACGCGCTGGCATGACGTGACCAAGGAGTAG
- a CDS encoding ABC transporter permease — protein sequence MTISTEDADSIQAGGLRKWLLAPEPQGWFQSSAQQVHQGWLKFSLHPLGLAGLVIILLLIAVATAAPLLTSYDPIVQDMAGRLAPPSAAHWLGTDNFGRDVFSRVIYGARTTLYIIVLVTIIVAPLGLLIGTVSGYFGGIVDEILMRITDIFLSFPGLVLALGFAAALGPGTTNAIIAISLTAWPPIARLARAETLSLRKADYIAAVRLQGASAIAIITRHILPMCIPSVIVRVTLNMAGIIITAAGLGFLGLGAQPPWPEWGSMAASGREFMLDSPWVIAAPGIAIALVSLAFNLVGDTLRDVLDPRGAE from the coding sequence ATGACGATCTCCACCGAAGACGCAGACAGCATCCAGGCCGGCGGGTTGCGCAAATGGCTGCTCGCGCCCGAGCCTCAAGGCTGGTTTCAGTCGTCGGCCCAGCAGGTCCATCAGGGCTGGCTGAAGTTCAGTCTGCACCCGCTCGGCCTTGCCGGCCTCGTCATCATCCTGCTCCTGATCGCCGTGGCGACGGCTGCCCCCTTGCTCACGAGCTACGATCCAATCGTTCAGGATATGGCCGGTCGGCTTGCGCCGCCCTCGGCTGCCCATTGGCTCGGCACCGACAATTTTGGCCGCGATGTCTTCTCCCGGGTGATCTACGGCGCCCGTACGACGCTCTACATCATCGTGCTCGTCACGATCATCGTGGCACCCCTCGGCCTGTTGATCGGCACCGTCTCAGGCTATTTCGGCGGCATTGTCGATGAAATCCTGATGCGCATCACCGATATCTTCCTCTCGTTTCCCGGGCTGGTGCTGGCGCTCGGTTTTGCCGCCGCCCTCGGCCCCGGCACCACCAATGCGATCATCGCCATTTCGCTGACGGCCTGGCCGCCGATCGCGCGGCTGGCGCGCGCCGAGACGCTCAGCCTGCGCAAGGCGGACTACATCGCCGCGGTGCGCCTGCAGGGTGCAAGCGCCATTGCGATCATCACCCGCCACATCCTGCCGATGTGCATTCCCTCGGTGATCGTCCGCGTCACCCTCAACATGGCCGGCATCATCATCACCGCGGCCGGTCTCGGCTTCCTCGGCCTCGGCGCCCAGCCGCCATGGCCGGAATGGGGCTCGATGGCCGCGAGCGGGCGCGAGTTCATGCTCGATAGCCCCTGGGTAATCGCCGCGCCGGGCATCGCCATCGCGCTCGTCAGCCTCGCCTTCAATCTCGTCGGCGATACGCTGCGCGATGTCCTTGATCCCAGGGGGGCGGAATGA
- a CDS encoding dihydrodipicolinate synthase family protein, which yields MSIAIMRKALTGVSGVPVTAYDGNGEVETRITAKVYARVAAAGIHNIVAAGNTGEFYALTPREIRIVHEAAVSGVADRAPVTAAIGRSLHEAVAMARDAAAIGASAVMSHQPVDPFAAPSAQIDYFCNLADASTLPLVAYVRAEGFTVADIVRLANHGNIAGIKFATTDLMLLSRAIPAADPAGALFVCGLAESWAPTFTAAGARGFTSGLVNVAPKLSLAVHDALEKGDFAAARAIVNKLEPFERMRTKFRNGANVTVVKEAVTYSGLDVGPVRVPGLPRLDEHDREDLHLLLRGWEAEGDIETHRGQQDVKAAG from the coding sequence ATGAGCATCGCGATCATGCGCAAGGCGCTGACGGGCGTGTCGGGCGTTCCCGTCACGGCCTATGATGGAAACGGCGAAGTCGAGACTCGGATCACCGCGAAGGTCTATGCACGGGTGGCGGCGGCCGGCATCCACAATATCGTCGCGGCCGGCAATACCGGGGAATTCTATGCCCTGACGCCGCGGGAGATCCGGATCGTCCACGAGGCTGCGGTGTCGGGCGTTGCCGACAGGGCGCCGGTGACGGCGGCAATCGGCCGGTCGCTGCATGAGGCGGTCGCCATGGCGAGAGATGCGGCCGCGATCGGCGCATCGGCCGTCATGTCGCATCAGCCCGTCGATCCTTTCGCAGCACCCTCGGCGCAGATCGACTATTTCTGTAATCTCGCCGATGCGTCCACCCTGCCGCTCGTTGCCTATGTCAGAGCCGAAGGTTTCACCGTCGCCGATATCGTCCGCCTCGCCAACCACGGCAATATTGCCGGCATCAAGTTCGCCACGACGGATCTGATGCTGCTGTCGCGCGCGATCCCGGCTGCCGATCCGGCCGGCGCGCTGTTCGTCTGCGGCCTGGCGGAAAGCTGGGCGCCGACATTCACCGCGGCCGGCGCACGCGGCTTCACGTCTGGCCTCGTCAACGTCGCGCCGAAGCTTTCGCTTGCCGTCCACGACGCTCTTGAAAAAGGCGATTTCGCCGCGGCAAGGGCCATCGTCAACAAGCTCGAACCCTTCGAGCGGATGCGAACCAAATTCCGTAACGGCGCGAATGTAACCGTCGTGAAAGAAGCCGTCACCTATTCCGGCCTCGATGTCGGCCCGGTGCGTGTGCCGGGATTGCCGCGGCTCGATGAGCATGACCGCGAAGATCTGCATCTGCTGCTTCGAGGCTGGGAGGCCGAGGGCGACATCGAAACCCATCGCGGCCAGCAGGACGTCAAGGCGGCCGGCTGA
- a CDS encoding ABC transporter ATP-binding protein, with protein sequence MTELIDIQNLEIAFGGGQVRAVRGVSFTLGQEKLGIVGESGSGKSTVGRAIMKLLPPTANVSAERMRFRDVDLLKANERTMMTIRGRRIGLILQDPKYSLNPVMRIGEQIAETYRFHHPKVSAKKTYAHALDMLEAVQIRDPERVARLYPHEISGGMGQRVMIAMMLIAEPEVLIADEPTSALDVTVRLEILALLDELVLRRNLGLIFISHDLNLIRNFCDRVLIMYAGRVVEVLEARDLDKARHPYTQGLLASLPRIEDPPARLPILKRDPAWLDDFALEAQR encoded by the coding sequence ATGACCGAGCTGATCGATATTCAGAACCTCGAAATCGCCTTCGGCGGCGGCCAGGTGCGGGCCGTGCGCGGCGTAAGCTTCACGCTCGGGCAGGAAAAACTCGGCATCGTCGGCGAATCCGGATCGGGAAAATCCACCGTCGGCCGCGCAATCATGAAGCTTTTGCCGCCGACGGCAAACGTCAGCGCCGAGCGGATGCGCTTTCGCGATGTCGATCTGCTCAAGGCGAACGAGAGAACGATGATGACGATCCGGGGACGGCGGATCGGGCTGATCCTGCAGGACCCGAAATATTCGCTCAATCCGGTCATGCGGATCGGCGAGCAGATCGCCGAAACCTACCGCTTCCATCATCCCAAGGTGAGCGCCAAAAAGACCTATGCCCACGCGCTCGACATGCTCGAAGCCGTCCAGATTCGCGATCCCGAGCGCGTCGCCCGCCTCTACCCGCATGAAATATCTGGCGGGATGGGCCAACGGGTGATGATCGCCATGATGCTGATCGCCGAGCCCGAAGTGCTGATCGCTGACGAGCCGACGTCGGCGCTCGACGTGACGGTCAGGCTCGAAATCCTGGCCTTGCTCGATGAACTCGTGCTCCGCCGCAATCTCGGCCTGATCTTCATCAGCCACGATCTCAACCTCATCCGCAATTTCTGCGACCGCGTCCTCATCATGTATGCGGGCCGCGTCGTGGAGGTGCTCGAGGCGCGCGATCTCGACAAGGCGAGGCACCCCTATACGCAGGGGCTGCTGGCATCGCTGCCAAGGATCGAGGACCCGCCCGCCCGGCTGCCGATCCTGAAGCGCGATCCCGCCTGGCTTGACGACTTCGCATTGGAGGCGCAGCGGTGA
- a CDS encoding ABC transporter permease, producing MASADLTSKGQASRQSGSAFAEAAPHPLLSLLRRLAGRVVAVVTTLLGLLFLTFSMGRLLPADPVLAITGAEVSKEVYDRVYNELGLGEPIWMQFLSYVGKIATGDLGTSATTGQPILTDLMTIFPATIELAVIAMIIGAVVGIPLGITAAVRRGTIIDHIARIVALAGHSIPIFWTGLMALFVFYAKLKLVGASGRIDVFYEGLVTPMTGFLLIDAALQGQWDVFYNALGHIILPAAILGYYSVAYISRMSRSFMLEQLSQEYIVTARAKGLGTRKVVWRHAFRNIRVQLLTILALTFGGLLEGAVLIETVFGWPGLGQYLTRGLQMNDMNVVMGSVLTIGAVFLTINILSDVLYRILDPRTR from the coding sequence GTGGCGAGCGCCGATCTGACATCGAAGGGGCAGGCAAGCCGCCAGTCGGGGAGCGCGTTCGCTGAGGCGGCCCCGCACCCGTTGCTGAGCCTGTTGCGGCGTCTGGCCGGACGTGTGGTGGCCGTCGTCACGACATTGCTCGGCCTGCTCTTCCTGACCTTCTCGATGGGCCGCCTGCTGCCTGCCGACCCGGTGCTTGCTATCACCGGGGCGGAGGTCAGCAAGGAGGTTTACGATCGCGTCTACAACGAGCTGGGGCTCGGAGAACCGATCTGGATGCAGTTCCTCTCCTATGTCGGGAAGATCGCGACGGGAGACCTTGGCACCTCGGCAACGACCGGCCAGCCGATCCTCACCGATCTGATGACGATTTTTCCCGCGACGATCGAGCTTGCGGTTATCGCCATGATCATCGGGGCGGTCGTCGGCATTCCCTTGGGCATCACGGCTGCGGTCAGGCGCGGGACGATCATCGACCATATCGCCCGGATCGTCGCCCTTGCCGGCCATTCCATCCCGATCTTCTGGACCGGCCTGATGGCGCTATTCGTTTTCTATGCCAAGCTCAAGCTCGTCGGCGCATCGGGTCGGATCGACGTCTTCTACGAAGGCCTCGTTACGCCGATGACCGGCTTTCTGCTGATCGACGCCGCACTCCAGGGCCAATGGGATGTGTTTTATAACGCGCTCGGCCATATCATCCTGCCGGCGGCGATCCTCGGCTATTACTCGGTCGCCTATATCAGCCGCATGTCGCGGAGCTTCATGCTGGAGCAACTGAGCCAGGAATATATCGTCACCGCCCGGGCCAAGGGGCTCGGCACCCGCAAGGTCGTCTGGCGCCATGCCTTCCGGAACATCCGCGTGCAGCTTCTGACGATCCTGGCGCTGACCTTCGGCGGGCTGCTCGAAGGGGCGGTGCTGATCGAGACGGTGTTCGGCTGGCCGGGGCTCGGCCAGTACCTGACGCGCGGGCTGCAGATGAACGACATGAACGTCGTGATGGGCTCGGTGCTGACGATCGGCGCCGTCTTCCTGACGATCAATATCCTGTCCGACGTCCTCTATCGCATCCTTGATCCGAGAACACGGTGA
- a CDS encoding ABC transporter ATP-binding protein, with product MISIDNLTIRFGHGQRPVVRDVNLAIEQGTAFGLVGESGCGKSTVLRALSGLNANYDGQIALDGERLDQQRSRPFFRRVQMVFQDPYGSLHPRKTIRSQLQEPLRNQGLDRNSVDVNATLRSVGLDPALSYRFPHQLSGGQRQRVAIARALMLNPDVLLLDEPTSALDVSVQAEILNLLQDLRKERGLTYLLVSHDLAVVSHMCSRVAIMKAGEIVEEVEIEALRKGAVEHPYSQRLLRASRMYGKAS from the coding sequence GTGATCAGCATAGACAATCTCACCATCCGCTTCGGGCACGGCCAGCGGCCTGTCGTCAGGGACGTCAATCTCGCCATCGAACAGGGGACGGCCTTCGGCCTGGTCGGCGAATCCGGCTGCGGCAAATCCACCGTTCTGAGGGCGCTCTCCGGCCTCAACGCCAATTATGACGGGCAGATCGCGCTCGACGGCGAAAGGCTGGACCAGCAGCGCAGCCGGCCGTTCTTTCGCCGGGTGCAGATGGTATTCCAGGACCCCTATGGGTCGCTCCATCCACGCAAGACCATCCGCTCGCAATTGCAGGAGCCGCTGCGCAATCAGGGGCTGGACAGGAATTCCGTCGATGTGAATGCCACGCTGCGATCGGTCGGCCTCGATCCGGCGCTGAGCTACAGGTTTCCGCATCAGCTCTCCGGCGGGCAGCGGCAGCGCGTGGCGATTGCCCGCGCCTTGATGCTGAACCCCGACGTCCTGCTTCTCGACGAGCCGACATCGGCACTCGACGTCTCGGTGCAGGCCGAAATCCTCAATCTGCTGCAAGACCTGCGCAAGGAGCGAGGCCTCACCTATCTCCTCGTCAGCCACGACCTCGCCGTCGTCTCCCACATGTGCAGCCGCGTCGCCATCATGAAAGCGGGCGAGATCGTCGAAGAGGTCGAGATCGAGGCCCTGCGAAAGGGCGCGGTCGAACATCCCTATTCGCAGCGGCTGCTGCGGGCGAGCCGGATGTATGGTAAGGCATCATAA